One genomic segment of Salinigranum rubrum includes these proteins:
- a CDS encoding PAS domain S-box protein produces MGERGGRTALRDPRDRLVGHDRRALVTEVIAPAVRDGERVTREMLDDGDAGSTRLAFQLRHGPNREGRWLEHRSEPIEDGPLAGGHVELYYGIADGRESESTAERDDQFERLVDAVEEYAIFRLDENGHVESWNHGAERIKGYQATEIVGEHFSTFYTRDDRAADIPDRNLRAAADHGSFESEGWRVREDGSRFWASVTISAVYDDSGDVKGFVKVTRDMTDRRERERQYRRERDLLQQILDTAPVGIGVFDERGEAVRINDRFTELLGREASDPEPYRLGQQPLLGADGDVIPFDDRPAARALATGESVIDRRVRVDGNDDRTRWLSVNATPFGDEPGRVVVTIADVTRLKEQAERLERQRDDIESELRVVFDRIDDAFFALDGSWQFTHVNGRAADLLSRSSAELVGRSVWDVFPEARGTTFQEEYEEAMETQETTSFEEYFEPLNTWFEVSAYPSESGLSVYFRDVTDRKQREQELELYETVVETVDDGIYAVDSDAEFVMVNDGFCELTGYDRDELLGRHATAIHDGDVTGRAEAMVDEILDERRSVATIELDIHRKDGGSVPCESRLAPFELNGEYGRCGVVRDVSARLEQERELETRVRQQEVVTGLGQKALEDRDLDALMREATALVSSTLENDSCAVLELDVDAEALSVRQGVGWQSGVVGAATVSAVGGESQASYTLQSRDPVVVENLETETRFDGSGLLTEHGVRSGISVVIGPWDDPWGVLSTHDSVERSFARTDVDFVQSVANVLASAIDRHAHETRLVRQREQLRALNDVNRVVNDITVAVIEQSTRAEIEETVCERLAGTESYCFAWVGEVDVASEDVCMRTEAGVENYLAEIDLSIDPDGPGGTGPTARAFQTGEIQTVQDVATDPEYEQWRDHAERYGYRSSAAVPISHDGTLYGVLNVYAERPYAFEGEERSVLRQLGRVVGHAIAAMERKHALMSDELVQLQFRIPEIFEALDIGDAVTGTITFDQTVPLSESEYVVYGHATPDAVEGVRSIVDTIPHWIAVTFRDEDEGADRIPFELRLSEPPVLSAVAAAGGSVESARIEDGDYEMTVHLSPTADAKRIIDLVRAEYPAVSLLKRTQVTRTDESSARMRRELAEALTDRQRTTLEMAYYAGFFEWPRHVSGKEMAETMSVSPPTFHQHLRKAERKVFDSLFSHAAENAG; encoded by the coding sequence GTGGGCGAACGAGGCGGCCGGACAGCACTTCGGGACCCCCGCGACCGGTTGGTCGGCCACGACAGGCGCGCGCTCGTCACCGAGGTCATCGCCCCGGCCGTCCGAGACGGTGAGCGCGTCACGCGTGAGATGCTCGACGACGGCGACGCGGGCTCCACTCGACTCGCGTTTCAGCTACGGCACGGACCGAACCGGGAGGGCCGGTGGCTCGAACACCGGAGCGAACCCATCGAAGACGGCCCCCTCGCCGGCGGCCACGTGGAACTCTACTACGGCATCGCGGACGGGCGGGAGTCGGAATCGACCGCCGAGCGGGACGACCAGTTCGAGCGACTGGTCGACGCCGTCGAGGAGTACGCCATCTTCAGACTCGACGAGAACGGACACGTCGAGAGCTGGAACCACGGTGCCGAGCGGATCAAGGGGTACCAGGCCACCGAAATCGTCGGGGAACACTTCTCGACGTTCTACACCCGAGACGACCGCGCGGCCGACATCCCCGACCGAAACCTCCGCGCGGCCGCCGACCACGGCTCGTTCGAGTCGGAGGGGTGGCGCGTCCGCGAGGACGGCTCGCGCTTTTGGGCCAGCGTGACCATCTCCGCCGTGTACGACGACAGCGGCGACGTCAAGGGGTTCGTGAAGGTGACTCGTGACATGACCGATCGGCGGGAGCGCGAACGACAGTACCGGCGAGAGCGGGACCTGCTACAGCAGATTCTCGACACGGCTCCCGTCGGAATCGGCGTCTTCGACGAGCGGGGCGAAGCGGTCCGGATAAACGACCGATTCACGGAACTGCTCGGGAGAGAAGCGAGCGACCCCGAGCCGTACCGGCTGGGCCAACAGCCGCTCCTGGGTGCGGACGGCGACGTGATCCCGTTCGACGACCGACCGGCCGCCCGAGCGCTGGCGACCGGAGAGTCGGTCATCGACCGTCGCGTACGGGTCGACGGGAACGACGACCGGACGAGATGGCTGTCGGTCAACGCGACCCCGTTCGGGGACGAACCCGGCAGGGTCGTCGTGACGATCGCGGACGTGACACGGCTGAAGGAACAGGCGGAGCGGCTCGAACGACAGCGCGACGACATCGAGAGCGAACTCCGCGTCGTGTTCGACCGGATCGACGACGCGTTCTTCGCGCTCGACGGGAGCTGGCAGTTCACCCACGTCAACGGCCGCGCAGCGGACCTGCTGAGCCGGTCGAGCGCCGAACTCGTCGGTCGGAGCGTGTGGGACGTGTTCCCGGAAGCGCGCGGAACCACCTTCCAAGAGGAGTACGAGGAGGCGATGGAGACCCAGGAGACGACCAGTTTCGAGGAGTACTTCGAACCGCTGAACACGTGGTTCGAGGTGTCGGCGTACCCCTCCGAGAGCGGGCTGTCGGTGTACTTCCGGGACGTCACCGACCGCAAACAGCGCGAACAGGAGTTGGAACTGTACGAGACCGTCGTCGAGACGGTCGACGACGGAATCTACGCCGTCGACAGCGACGCCGAGTTCGTCATGGTCAACGACGGGTTCTGCGAACTCACCGGCTACGACCGCGACGAACTCCTGGGTCGGCACGCGACGGCGATTCACGACGGCGACGTCACAGGCCGTGCGGAGGCCATGGTCGACGAGATACTCGACGAGAGGCGAAGCGTCGCGACGATCGAACTCGACATCCACCGGAAGGACGGGGGCTCGGTCCCGTGTGAGAGCCGGCTCGCGCCGTTCGAGCTGAACGGCGAGTACGGTCGGTGCGGGGTGGTTCGCGACGTCTCGGCCCGTCTCGAACAGGAGCGGGAACTCGAAACGCGCGTCCGACAGCAGGAAGTCGTCACGGGCCTCGGTCAGAAGGCCCTCGAGGACCGAGACCTCGACGCGCTCATGCGCGAAGCCACGGCTCTCGTGTCGAGCACGCTCGAGAACGACTCCTGTGCGGTACTGGAACTCGACGTTGACGCCGAAGCGTTGTCGGTGCGACAGGGCGTCGGCTGGCAGAGCGGTGTCGTCGGCGCGGCGACCGTCTCGGCGGTCGGAGGCGAGTCGCAGGCTTCGTACACGCTCCAGTCGCGCGACCCCGTCGTCGTCGAAAACCTCGAGACGGAGACCCGATTCGACGGATCGGGCCTGTTGACCGAGCACGGGGTGCGAAGCGGCATCAGCGTCGTCATCGGCCCGTGGGACGACCCGTGGGGGGTTCTCAGCACCCACGACAGCGTCGAGCGGTCCTTCGCCCGCACGGACGTCGACTTCGTCCAGTCGGTCGCGAACGTCCTCGCCTCCGCGATCGACCGTCACGCGCACGAGACGAGGCTGGTCCGCCAGCGCGAACAGCTCAGGGCGCTCAACGACGTCAACCGGGTCGTCAACGACATCACCGTCGCGGTCATCGAGCAGTCCACCCGCGCGGAGATCGAAGAGACGGTCTGCGAACGACTCGCGGGGACGGAGTCGTACTGCTTCGCGTGGGTCGGCGAGGTCGACGTCGCCTCGGAGGACGTGTGCATGCGGACGGAGGCCGGCGTCGAGAACTACCTGGCGGAGATCGACCTGTCTATCGACCCCGACGGGCCGGGGGGGACAGGTCCGACCGCACGGGCGTTTCAGACCGGCGAGATACAGACCGTCCAGGACGTGGCGACCGACCCCGAGTACGAGCAGTGGCGTGACCACGCCGAGCGGTACGGCTACCGGTCGTCGGCCGCAGTCCCGATCAGTCACGACGGGACGCTGTACGGGGTCCTCAACGTCTACGCCGAGCGGCCGTACGCGTTCGAGGGGGAGGAGCGGTCGGTCCTCAGGCAACTCGGTCGGGTGGTGGGCCACGCCATCGCCGCCATGGAGCGTAAGCACGCGCTGATGAGCGACGAACTCGTCCAGCTCCAGTTCCGTATCCCGGAGATATTCGAGGCGCTGGACATCGGCGACGCGGTCACCGGGACGATCACGTTCGACCAGACAGTGCCGCTCTCCGAGAGCGAGTACGTCGTCTACGGTCACGCGACGCCCGACGCCGTCGAGGGTGTCCGGAGCATCGTCGACACGATTCCCCACTGGATAGCCGTGACGTTCCGTGACGAGGACGAGGGGGCAGACCGTATCCCGTTCGAACTGAGACTCTCCGAACCGCCGGTGCTGTCGGCGGTCGCGGCTGCCGGCGGCTCCGTCGAATCCGCGCGCATCGAGGACGGCGACTACGAGATGACAGTCCACCTGTCGCCGACCGCGGACGCGAAGCGAATCATCGACCTCGTCCGAGCGGAGTATCCGGCGGTCAGCCTGCTCAAACGAACCCAGGTCACGCGGACGGACGAATCGTCCGCACGTATGCGGAGAGAACTGGCCGAGGCGCTCACCGACCGACAGCGAACGACGCTCGAGATGGCGTACTACGCCGGCTTCTTCGAGTGGCCTCGGCACGTCTCCGGCAAGGAGATGGCCGAGACGATGAGCGTCTCCCCGCCGACGTTCCACCAGCACCTGCGGAAAGCCGAACGGAAGGTGTTCGACTCGCTGTTCTCACACGCGGCTGAGAACGCCGGGTGA
- a CDS encoding helix-turn-helix transcriptional regulator — MSLFQLTGFQRDLMFVIADLDQPSGQAIKERLEEELGIETNHGRLYPNLDTLVEEGFVERGNLDRRTNYYVLSDAGRQALVERREWEDRALRHVE, encoded by the coding sequence ATGTCCCTCTTTCAGCTGACGGGTTTTCAACGCGACCTCATGTTCGTTATCGCCGATCTCGACCAGCCATCCGGCCAAGCGATCAAGGAGCGGCTCGAAGAGGAACTCGGAATCGAAACGAACCACGGCCGCCTCTACCCCAACCTCGACACGCTGGTGGAGGAGGGCTTCGTCGAGAGGGGGAATCTCGACCGGCGGACGAACTACTACGTGTTATCGGATGCGGGGCGGCAGGCACTCGTCGAACGGCGTGAGTGGGAGGATCGGGCCCTGAGACACGTCGAGTGA
- a CDS encoding PAS domain S-box protein, with protein MEDGSIHVLVVDDDPALANLVAEYVPHEDDRLVVETATSAREGLDRLAAADIDCIVSDYDMPRIDGLELLEAVRESCPDLPFILFTGKGSEGVASEAIYAGVTDYLQKGTGTDQYALLANRITNAVEHARAEQARDRHLAVIESAHEGVSILDSDGRFVYVNATYADLYGYDSDEMLGEHWELVSPDDEAEAVHEEITAALERERHWHGTTTGLRADGSTFVEDHSLVATDHGELICIVSDVSDHVARASELHRLRERFERFADAVPNGLFLVGTGDEDTGFVNDGLEAIFGVSLADATPDLGALTRHVHPDDREELRRALRRHRDGSTDQTLERTFRLQHPDRGLRWIHLRAYPVRNRAGEVVELAGVATDVTERHTYAADTELRTAAMEAAMDGIAILDADGEYVYMNESHADVFGYRPEELIGRSWRRLYDADETARFDEQVFPELERTGEWRGETVGRTRTGESVPVEVTLSLLDDGTLICTNRDVTEQKRRESELDATRERYESLFENNPLTVWEEDFTETKAALDELREEVDDVEQYLLDHPTELRRLLETIEVVDVNWNAIEYYGAESKADLVDNLDRLFTDEAYEVAAAELAAVANGDTRFRADTVYRSFDGERHDEMLDLYIPRSAAGDYSRVFLTGTDITDRKEKERELRRERDRLEEFASVVSHDLRNPLSVASGNLALVREECESDRLAPIGRALDRMGQLITDLLTLAREGEAVGEVHPVSLGHLVPDCWRNVETGDARLAVDDAPTVLADRSRMSTLLENLLRNSVEHGGPDVRVTVGGLADGAGFYVADDGPGIEPDERARVFESGYSTNSDGTGIGLTIVQQIVEAHGWEISVAESADGGARFEIRGVETEAAPADGRAEGHTG; from the coding sequence ATGGAGGACGGCTCGATTCACGTGCTAGTTGTCGACGACGACCCGGCACTCGCAAACCTCGTCGCCGAGTACGTTCCGCACGAGGACGACCGCCTCGTCGTGGAGACGGCGACGAGCGCACGTGAGGGGCTCGACCGGTTGGCGGCGGCCGACATCGACTGTATCGTCAGCGACTACGACATGCCGAGGATCGACGGCCTGGAACTTCTCGAGGCCGTTCGCGAGTCGTGTCCGGACCTCCCGTTCATCCTGTTCACGGGGAAGGGGAGCGAGGGTGTCGCCAGCGAGGCGATTTACGCGGGGGTCACCGACTACCTTCAGAAGGGAACCGGCACCGACCAGTACGCGCTGCTCGCGAATCGGATCACCAACGCGGTCGAGCACGCTCGCGCCGAACAGGCTCGCGACCGCCACCTCGCGGTGATCGAGAGCGCACACGAGGGGGTCAGTATTCTCGACAGCGACGGTCGGTTCGTCTACGTCAACGCGACGTACGCCGATCTCTACGGCTACGACTCCGACGAGATGCTCGGCGAGCACTGGGAACTGGTCTCGCCCGACGACGAGGCCGAAGCGGTGCACGAGGAGATCACCGCGGCGCTCGAACGCGAGCGGCACTGGCACGGCACGACGACCGGTCTCCGCGCCGACGGCAGTACGTTCGTCGAGGACCACTCCCTCGTGGCGACCGACCACGGCGAACTCATCTGTATCGTCAGCGACGTCAGCGACCACGTGGCCCGGGCGAGCGAACTCCACCGGCTTCGCGAGCGGTTCGAGCGGTTCGCCGACGCGGTCCCGAACGGGCTCTTCCTCGTCGGGACGGGCGACGAGGACACGGGCTTCGTCAACGACGGACTCGAAGCGATATTCGGCGTCTCGCTCGCCGACGCGACCCCGGACCTGGGGGCGCTGACACGCCACGTCCACCCGGACGACCGCGAGGAACTCCGACGGGCGCTGCGTCGCCACCGCGACGGCTCGACCGACCAGACGCTGGAGCGCACGTTCCGTCTCCAGCACCCCGACCGCGGGCTCCGCTGGATACACCTCAGAGCCTATCCGGTCAGGAACAGAGCCGGCGAAGTCGTCGAACTCGCGGGGGTGGCGACCGACGTCACCGAGCGTCACACGTACGCGGCCGACACGGAACTGCGGACCGCCGCGATGGAAGCGGCGATGGACGGCATCGCCATCCTCGACGCCGACGGCGAGTACGTCTACATGAACGAGTCACACGCCGACGTGTTCGGCTACCGACCCGAAGAACTCATCGGCAGAAGCTGGCGGCGACTGTACGACGCCGACGAGACGGCCCGGTTCGACGAGCAGGTGTTTCCGGAACTCGAACGGACCGGAGAGTGGCGCGGCGAGACGGTCGGGCGGACGCGAACCGGCGAGTCGGTCCCCGTCGAGGTCACCCTCTCGCTCCTCGACGACGGGACGCTCATCTGCACGAACCGTGACGTCACCGAGCAGAAGCGGCGCGAATCGGAACTGGACGCGACCAGGGAGCGGTACGAGTCGCTCTTCGAGAACAACCCGCTCACCGTCTGGGAGGAGGACTTCACCGAGACCAAGGCGGCGCTGGACGAACTCCGTGAGGAGGTCGACGACGTCGAACAGTACCTGCTCGACCATCCGACGGAGCTCCGCCGACTGTTGGAGACGATAGAGGTCGTCGACGTGAACTGGAACGCCATCGAGTACTACGGCGCGGAGTCGAAAGCGGACCTCGTCGACAACCTCGACCGGCTCTTCACCGACGAGGCCTACGAGGTGGCGGCCGCGGAGTTGGCCGCGGTCGCAAACGGTGACACGCGGTTCAGGGCCGACACCGTCTACCGGTCGTTCGACGGCGAGCGACACGACGAGATGCTCGACCTCTACATCCCTCGGTCCGCGGCCGGCGACTACTCCCGGGTCTTTCTCACCGGAACGGACATCACCGACCGAAAGGAGAAAGAGCGGGAACTCCGTCGGGAGCGCGACCGACTCGAGGAGTTCGCGAGCGTCGTCTCACACGACCTCCGCAACCCACTGAGCGTCGCCTCCGGGAACCTGGCGCTCGTCCGCGAGGAGTGTGAGAGCGACCGACTCGCGCCCATTGGACGCGCGCTCGACCGGATGGGCCAGCTCATCACGGACCTGCTGACGCTGGCGCGGGAGGGCGAGGCCGTCGGCGAGGTGCATCCGGTCTCGCTCGGTCACCTCGTCCCCGACTGCTGGCGGAACGTCGAGACGGGTGACGCCAGGCTCGCGGTCGACGACGCACCGACGGTCCTGGCCGACCGAAGCCGGATGTCGACGCTGCTCGAGAACCTCCTCCGCAACAGCGTGGAGCACGGTGGCCCGGACGTCCGAGTTACCGTCGGTGGGCTGGCCGACGGGGCGGGATTCTACGTCGCCGACGACGGCCCCGGCATCGAACCGGACGAGCGTGCCCGCGTCTTCGAGAGCGGCTACTCCACGAACAGCGACGGGACGGGAATCGGGCTGACCATCGTCCAACAGATCGTCGAGGCGCACGGCTGGGAGATCTCGGTCGCGGAGAGCGCAGACGGCGGTGCTCGGTTCGAGATCCGAGGCGTCGAAACCGAGGCCGCTCCCGCAGACGGCAGAGCGGAGGGACACACCGGGTGA